The Lycium ferocissimum isolate CSIRO_LF1 chromosome 10, AGI_CSIRO_Lferr_CH_V1, whole genome shotgun sequence genome window below encodes:
- the LOC132034743 gene encoding proteasome subunit beta type-6-like, protein MSLFIIDSNESHPSNTTTIIGVTYDDGVILGSTNTITQLTANVVLCNCALGTRIVLEDVHSFILDQESTMVAAETIGTTLSSYNYTKKNMLQTGLIIGEGSKLYEICYGGIVMEKSNFSVGGHGVTYLRDFLEKEWKKGMNEEEAEALLLKALSMNFSLSGVNTCGVQTMSVNSKGVTRAFHPYDTLLPIRKDEMVLEHVNEKEQLKGIRANLISLLKINVCL, encoded by the coding sequence ATGTCCTTGTTCATCATTGATTCCAACGAGTCCCACCCCTCCAACACCACCACCATCATCGGAGTCACTTACGACGATGGTGTCATTCTTGGTTCCACTAACACAATCACACAGCTGACTGCTAATGTCGTGTTGTGTAATTGTGCATTAGGAACAAGAATCGTTTTGGAAGATGTTCATAGTTTTATTCTTGATCAAGAAAGTACTATGGTCGCGGCTGAGACTATAGGTACAACGTTGTCCTCATATAATTACACCAAGAAAAACATGCTACAAACCGGGCTTATTATTGGTGAAGGAAGTAAACTATATGAGATATGTTATGGTGGAATAGTTATGGAGAAGTCTAATTTTTCTGTTGGTGGACATGGGGTTACTTATTTGCGCGATTTCTTGGAGAAAGAATGGAAGAAAGGGATGAATGAAGAAGAAGCTGAAGCATTGTTGTTGAAGGCATTGTCAATGAATTTTTCATTAAGTGGTGTTAATACTTGTGGTGTTCAAACTATGAGTGTAAACTCGAAGGGGGTCACGAGAGCTTTTCACCCTTACGACACACTACTTCCTATTAGGAAAGACGAGATGGTATTGGAGCATGTGAATGAGAAGGAACAGCTAAAAGGCATACGtgcaaatttaatttctttgctGAAAATCAACGTGTGTCTGTAG